A region of Geobacillus sp. 46C-IIa DNA encodes the following proteins:
- a CDS encoding P-II family nitrogen regulator: protein MKKIEAIIRPEKLTDTIKGLKQIGITGFTVSQVVGRGKQKDTQGVYRGKNYKVTLHPKVKLEIILSDYMVERTIRTIVDAAQTGEDGDGKIFIYPVLEAYNIRTGTLDFDIDELANRQEGRA, encoded by the coding sequence ATGAAAAAAATTGAAGCGATTATCCGTCCGGAAAAATTGACTGATACGATTAAAGGGTTAAAGCAAATCGGCATTACTGGATTTACTGTTTCACAAGTCGTCGGCCGAGGGAAACAGAAAGATACGCAAGGAGTTTACCGAGGAAAAAATTACAAAGTGACACTCCATCCAAAAGTCAAGCTGGAAATCATCCTTTCTGATTATATGGTCGAGCGGACGATTCGAACAATTGTCGACGCTGCACAAACCGGTGAGGATGGAGATGGGAAAATTTTTATCTACCCGGTGCTCGAGGCGTACAACATTCGCACTGGCACGCTCGATTTTGATATTGATGAGTTAGCCAACCGGCAGGAGGGACGGGCATGA
- a CDS encoding OsmC family protein, whose product MKTTVTWNGNMSFSGQSASGVTIPIDAAKNVGGNDSGARPMELLLHGLAGCTGIDIILILRKMRLDVRAFSMEVEGTRADDHPKRFTHIHIHYALEGDLPEEKVVRAIRLSKEKYCSVSHSLNAAITASYSINGVRGKEMI is encoded by the coding sequence ATGAAAACGACCGTCACGTGGAATGGAAACATGTCGTTTAGCGGCCAAAGTGCTTCCGGTGTGACGATCCCGATAGATGCCGCGAAGAACGTCGGCGGCAACGATTCAGGCGCCCGTCCGATGGAGCTGCTGCTTCATGGGTTGGCGGGCTGCACCGGCATCGACATCATTTTGATCTTGCGAAAAATGCGCCTTGATGTCCGTGCGTTTTCGATGGAGGTGGAAGGGACGCGCGCTGATGACCACCCGAAGCGGTTTACCCACATTCATATCCATTACGCGCTCGAAGGCGATTTGCCGGAAGAAAAAGTCGTCCGCGCCATTCGGCTGTCAAAAGAAAAGTATTGTTCCGTCTCCCATTCATTAAACGCTGCCATTACCGCGAGTTATTCGATTAACGGCGTTCGCGGGAAGGAGATGATCTAA
- a CDS encoding ammonium transporter: MMEQVNAVWIVIAAAMVLFMEGGFSLLEAGLVRTKNAVNVTMKIFVDLTVGALAFWMVGFGLMFGDDAFGWVGTTLFGTPERISLSVPLPSAAFVLFQIGFAVACVSIISGAVAERMNFKAYIVTVLFVCAVVYPLSGHWIWHSDGWLAKLGMKDFAGSAAIHALGGFAALAMAKRLGPRKGRFNSDGSVNVFAPSNIPLASAGAFILWFGWFAFNAGSTLDATNESLASIALNTMLSGAAGGTAALLLTMKKYGKADPSMVINGVLSGLVAITAGCAFVSQWSAVLIGFIGGVIVVYATLFVDALKIDDPVGAVAVHGFNGVFGTLAVGLFDSTQGLLTTGHLSLFTTQLLGALTIVIWGLASGLLIANVCAKTVGLRATVREEEEGLDMAYHGIPAYNELERFADLPGGLYDFEETTGIRVAPLNNKNAVG; the protein is encoded by the coding sequence ATGATGGAACAAGTAAACGCGGTGTGGATCGTCATTGCCGCAGCGATGGTGCTGTTTATGGAAGGTGGATTTAGCTTGCTTGAAGCAGGGTTAGTGCGGACGAAAAATGCTGTTAATGTGACAATGAAAATCTTTGTTGATTTAACGGTCGGAGCGCTCGCCTTTTGGATGGTCGGCTTTGGGTTGATGTTTGGCGATGATGCGTTCGGCTGGGTTGGCACGACGTTGTTCGGGACGCCGGAACGCATTTCGTTGTCGGTTCCGCTGCCTAGCGCGGCGTTCGTTCTATTTCAAATCGGGTTTGCGGTGGCGTGCGTGTCGATTATTTCCGGCGCAGTTGCCGAACGGATGAACTTTAAGGCGTATATCGTGACTGTGCTTTTTGTTTGTGCGGTAGTTTATCCGTTATCCGGCCATTGGATTTGGCATAGCGACGGCTGGTTGGCGAAACTCGGAATGAAAGATTTTGCTGGATCGGCGGCGATTCATGCGCTCGGTGGATTTGCGGCGTTGGCAATGGCGAAGCGGCTCGGACCGAGAAAAGGGCGGTTTAACTCTGACGGCAGTGTGAATGTGTTTGCGCCGAGCAACATTCCGCTAGCCTCGGCCGGAGCGTTCATTTTATGGTTCGGCTGGTTTGCGTTTAATGCAGGAAGCACATTGGACGCCACCAATGAATCGTTGGCATCGATCGCTCTCAATACGATGCTTTCAGGGGCGGCTGGAGGTACGGCGGCGCTGCTACTGACGATGAAAAAGTACGGAAAAGCTGACCCGAGCATGGTCATTAACGGTGTGCTGTCCGGTCTTGTGGCCATCACGGCCGGTTGCGCTTTCGTTTCGCAGTGGAGCGCCGTGTTGATCGGTTTTATTGGTGGCGTTATCGTCGTCTATGCGACGTTGTTTGTCGATGCGCTGAAAATTGACGATCCGGTCGGAGCTGTAGCGGTTCATGGGTTTAACGGAGTGTTCGGCACGCTCGCAGTCGGTTTGTTCGACTCGACGCAAGGGCTGCTGACAACCGGTCACCTGTCGTTGTTTACGACTCAGTTGCTCGGAGCGTTGACGATCGTCATTTGGGGCTTGGCCAGCGGGCTGTTGATCGCAAACGTGTGCGCCAAAACGGTCGGGCTGCGGGCGACGGTACGCGAGGAAGAAGAAGGGCTCGACATGGCGTATCACGGCATTCCGGCTTACAACGAACTGGAGCGGTTTGCCGACCTCCCTGGCGGATTGTATGATTTTGAAGAAACGACCGGCATTCGCGTTGCTCCGTTAAACAATAAAAACGCCGTCGGATAA
- a CDS encoding SGNH/GDSL hydrolase family protein, producing MKRWGWLIVVSLFLAGCTAFSTGGKPERPHEAAVKPTEVKPLPKDIHLVALGDSLTEGVGDGEGKGGYVGRLVPLLAAEERVRTVTVENFGKRGRRIAELEPVVDAHRGELGRADLILLTIGGNDVMNVVRSHFFDLSYERFAKESKAFADRLDHLLISLRIANPDAVIVLVGLYNPFSTTLPNIPEIDDVIAEWNKASQAVLSRYDRTIFVDIQDIFADRDELLHRDEFHPNAAGYEQIAVRVYYALNERKAWWVN from the coding sequence ATGAAACGATGGGGATGGCTAATCGTGGTGAGTTTGTTTCTCGCCGGCTGCACCGCTTTTTCAACCGGCGGGAAGCCGGAGCGTCCGCATGAAGCCGCCGTCAAACCAACAGAGGTCAAGCCGCTGCCAAAAGACATTCATCTCGTCGCCTTAGGGGACTCGTTGACGGAAGGGGTTGGGGACGGTGAAGGAAAAGGAGGGTATGTCGGCCGCCTTGTCCCGCTTCTTGCGGCAGAAGAGAGAGTACGGACAGTGACGGTGGAAAATTTCGGCAAGCGCGGCCGGCGCATCGCTGAACTCGAGCCCGTCGTTGACGCCCACCGAGGGGAGCTTGGGCGGGCAGATTTGATTTTGTTGACGATCGGCGGCAACGATGTGATGAATGTCGTCCGCTCGCATTTTTTTGACCTGTCATATGAGCGGTTTGCCAAAGAAAGCAAGGCGTTTGCTGACCGGCTCGACCATCTGTTGATTTCACTGCGCATCGCCAATCCGGATGCGGTCATTGTGCTTGTCGGCTTATACAATCCGTTTTCAACGACGCTGCCGAACATTCCCGAAATCGATGACGTCATTGCCGAATGGAACAAGGCTAGCCAAGCGGTGCTTTCCCGTTACGACCGGACGATCTTCGTTGATATTCAAGATATCTTTGCCGATCGTGATGAGCTGCTCCACCGCGACGAATTTCATCCGAACGCCGCGGGGTATGAACAGATCGCGGTGCGCGTGTACTACGCGTTAAACGAGCGAAAAGCGTGGTGGGTGAACTGA
- the plsY gene encoding glycerol-3-phosphate 1-O-acyltransferase PlsY has product MTALILLIAYLLGSIPFGLLVGKIGYGIDIREHGSGNLGGTNTFRVLGAKAGTIVILGDMLKGTLAASLPMFFSVPVHPLAAGAVAVVGHMYPVFAKFRGGKAVATSAGVVLFYSPLFFLTLIAIFLVVLALSRYVSLSSMATALYAAVYTILFTDDIPLTAAVWLLASFIVYRHRANIKRIWNKTEPKIKWPGGRS; this is encoded by the coding sequence ATGACTGCACTGATTTTGCTTATCGCTTATCTTCTTGGTTCGATTCCGTTTGGCCTTCTTGTCGGGAAAATCGGCTACGGGATCGACATTCGCGAACACGGGAGCGGCAACCTTGGGGGAACGAACACGTTCCGCGTGCTCGGGGCGAAAGCGGGAACGATCGTCATTTTGGGCGATATGTTGAAAGGGACGTTGGCGGCGAGCTTGCCGATGTTTTTTTCTGTCCCTGTTCACCCGCTCGCGGCCGGAGCGGTCGCTGTGGTCGGCCATATGTATCCGGTATTTGCCAAATTTCGCGGTGGCAAGGCGGTGGCGACCTCAGCCGGAGTAGTGCTATTTTATTCCCCGCTGTTTTTTTTAACGCTGATCGCTATTTTTCTTGTTGTCCTTGCCCTTTCGAGATACGTTTCGCTCTCATCGATGGCCACGGCGCTGTACGCAGCCGTTTACACTATTTTGTTTACGGATGATATTCCATTGACGGCAGCCGTCTGGCTGCTTGCCTCATTTATAGTTTACCGTCATCGCGCCAATATAAAACGGATTTGGAACAAAACGGAACCGAAAATCAAATGGCCGGGTGGCCGCTCCTAG
- a CDS encoding RsmF rRNA methyltransferase first C-terminal domain-containing protein, translated as MLPERFVEKMNLLLQDEADEFFAVYKEEKTNGLRANPLKINPDSWAKTAPFSLTPVPFCPTGFYYGPSEQPGKHPYHAAGLYYIQEPSAMAVAEALCPAPGETVLDLCAAPGGKTTQLGAMMENKGLLVANEIHPKRVKALAENVERLGLTNTVVVNETPEALAERFPGFFDKILVDAPCSGEGMFRKEEEAASFWSQAYVEECAARQRRILQSAYAMLKEGGILVYSTCTFSPEENEQTIEWLLETYDDLRMMPIAKTGGMEPGRPEWTKTNRAELEQAVRLWPHRIKGEGHFIAKLQKQRPTPLWNGRWAKANAPKAAVQLYRQFEQASLRTERHGTIISFGSHLAMLPERCPDWSGLKVVRAGLHLGEVKKERFEPNHALALALKTDEVNHVLDLSSTSREITQYWRGETLPTGGDRGWLLVAVDGYPFAWGKEVKGTVKNFYPKGLRLL; from the coding sequence ATGTTGCCGGAACGATTTGTGGAAAAAATGAACCTGTTGCTGCAAGACGAGGCGGACGAGTTTTTTGCCGTCTATAAAGAAGAAAAAACCAACGGCTTGCGCGCCAATCCGTTGAAAATCAACCCGGATTCATGGGCGAAAACGGCGCCATTTTCCCTTACGCCGGTGCCGTTTTGCCCGACCGGGTTTTATTACGGCCCGAGCGAGCAGCCGGGAAAACATCCGTACCATGCGGCCGGACTGTACTACATTCAAGAACCGAGCGCGATGGCGGTCGCCGAAGCGCTCTGTCCCGCGCCTGGGGAGACGGTGCTTGACTTATGCGCCGCTCCCGGCGGGAAAACGACCCAGCTTGGCGCCATGATGGAAAACAAAGGGCTCCTTGTCGCCAACGAAATTCACCCGAAACGGGTCAAAGCGCTCGCGGAAAATGTCGAACGGCTCGGCTTGACCAATACGGTGGTTGTCAACGAGACGCCGGAAGCGCTCGCTGAGCGGTTCCCTGGCTTTTTTGACAAAATTTTAGTCGACGCCCCGTGCTCGGGCGAAGGGATGTTTCGCAAAGAGGAAGAGGCGGCTTCGTTTTGGAGTCAGGCGTACGTAGAAGAGTGCGCCGCCCGGCAGCGGCGCATTTTGCAAAGCGCCTATGCGATGCTAAAAGAAGGAGGCATTCTCGTCTACTCGACGTGCACGTTCTCTCCGGAAGAAAACGAGCAAACCATCGAGTGGCTGCTTGAGACGTATGACGATTTGCGGATGATGCCGATTGCGAAAACGGGCGGCATGGAGCCCGGGCGGCCCGAGTGGACGAAAACAAACCGGGCTGAGCTCGAACAGGCCGTCCGCCTTTGGCCGCACCGCATCAAAGGAGAAGGGCATTTTATCGCCAAACTGCAAAAACAGCGGCCGACTCCGCTATGGAATGGGCGATGGGCGAAGGCGAACGCGCCGAAAGCCGCAGTCCAACTGTACCGCCAATTCGAACAAGCATCATTGCGGACAGAACGGCACGGAACGATCATCTCTTTTGGTTCTCATTTAGCCATGCTGCCGGAGCGATGCCCTGATTGGTCAGGCTTGAAAGTCGTCCGCGCCGGCCTCCATCTTGGCGAGGTGAAAAAAGAGCGGTTTGAGCCGAACCACGCTCTCGCCTTAGCGCTGAAGACAGACGAAGTGAACCATGTGCTTGATCTATCAAGCACGAGCCGCGAAATCACTCAATATTGGCGCGGGGAGACGCTTCCGACCGGCGGCGACCGCGGCTGGCTGCTCGTTGCCGTCGACGGTTATCCGTTCGCTTGGGGGAAAGAAGTGAAAGGAACGGTGAAAAACTTTTACCCGAAAGGGCTGCGCCTTTTATGA
- a CDS encoding sulfite oxidase-like oxidoreductase produces MTKQLPPGQFETEKWPILHEGDVYEFDEATWEFRLFGEVKKEISLSYQEVMALPKTISTVDMHCVTTWSKFDTTFEGIAFREFLRFVELEPDVKYVKIYGYLNGDRFGYSANLPLDALLGDDALFVYRWKDKHHDWQDISPKHGYPLRFIPPATFYLWKGAKWASGIRFMKEDEPGYWEERGYSMTANPFKEERFAESAARFRFW; encoded by the coding sequence ATGACAAAACAACTTCCTCCCGGCCAGTTTGAGACGGAAAAATGGCCGATTTTGCATGAAGGGGACGTGTACGAATTTGATGAGGCGACATGGGAATTTCGATTGTTCGGCGAGGTCAAAAAGGAGATCTCCCTCTCCTATCAAGAAGTGATGGCGCTGCCCAAAACGATTTCCACCGTCGATATGCATTGCGTCACGACATGGTCGAAATTTGATACGACGTTTGAAGGGATCGCCTTTCGTGAGTTTTTGCGCTTTGTCGAATTAGAACCGGATGTGAAGTACGTGAAAATTTACGGCTACTTAAACGGCGACCGGTTTGGCTATTCCGCGAACTTGCCGCTTGACGCGTTGTTGGGCGACGATGCGCTGTTTGTCTATCGGTGGAAAGACAAGCATCACGATTGGCAAGACATTTCGCCCAAACACGGCTACCCGCTCCGCTTTATTCCACCAGCGACGTTTTACTTATGGAAAGGAGCGAAATGGGCGTCGGGCATCCGCTTTATGAAAGAAGATGAACCGGGCTATTGGGAGGAGCGCGGCTATTCGATGACCGCCAATCCGTTTAAAGAAGAACGGTTCGCCGAATCGGCGGCGCGATTCCGCTTTTGGTAA
- a CDS encoding bifunctional UDP-sugar hydrolase/5'-nucleotidase yields the protein MKHSEWWGKRMLSVLTAAAVLAATPVGAAGAEKGAVEPASAHRYIDVQLLGINDFHGQLNVTRKVGGREAGRADYLAVYLKQREAENKNTLLVHAGDAVGASPPVSALLQDEPTIEVLNKLGFDVGTLGNHEFDEGVAEMLRLIHGGYHPATGDFAGADFPYVSANVVDKETKKPILPPYVIKRVNGMPIGFIGVTLTDTPSIVTPSGVAGVEFIDEAAAINKAVGELKKKGVETIVVLAHNPGTSRPDGTNASGEIVDIANNIDDEVDVIFAGHNHAYLNAVVDGKLLVQSYSYGTAFSDVDLKIDPRTKDVVAKKAEIVTTYHDGITPDPEIRALIEKYEAKVAPLVNQVVGTAAETITDEQNASGESALGNLIADAQRAAMNTDFAFMNPGGIRADIEQGEVTWGELYNVQPFNNQLVKMTLTGAQIRQLLNQQWQPTQTRMLQISGLRYTWSASRPTGNKVVDIQLPDGTPLNPDGEYTVTVNSFLADGGDGFTVLTQGTNREVGPVDLDALVSYIRGLEQPFSARIEGRINRLP from the coding sequence ATGAAGCATTCCGAATGGTGGGGAAAACGAATGTTGTCGGTATTGACGGCAGCCGCTGTATTGGCCGCAACGCCGGTTGGGGCGGCAGGAGCGGAAAAGGGCGCCGTAGAGCCCGCTTCGGCGCATCGTTATATCGATGTGCAGCTCCTCGGCATTAATGACTTTCACGGCCAGCTCAACGTAACAAGAAAAGTCGGCGGCCGTGAAGCTGGCCGGGCCGATTATTTGGCTGTTTATTTGAAGCAGCGGGAGGCAGAAAACAAAAACACGCTGCTCGTCCATGCCGGCGATGCGGTCGGCGCCAGCCCGCCGGTATCGGCGTTGCTGCAGGATGAACCGACGATCGAAGTGCTTAACAAACTCGGCTTTGATGTCGGTACGCTTGGCAACCACGAGTTTGACGAAGGGGTAGCGGAAATGCTGCGCCTAATTCATGGCGGATACCACCCGGCAACCGGCGATTTCGCTGGGGCGGATTTTCCGTATGTGAGCGCCAACGTCGTTGACAAAGAAACGAAAAAACCGATTCTTCCGCCGTACGTCATTAAGCGGGTCAACGGCATGCCAATCGGGTTCATCGGAGTGACATTGACAGATACGCCATCGATCGTGACACCGAGCGGCGTCGCTGGGGTGGAATTCATCGACGAAGCGGCGGCGATTAACAAAGCGGTTGGCGAGCTGAAGAAAAAAGGGGTAGAGACGATCGTCGTTCTCGCCCATAACCCGGGCACATCCAGGCCGGACGGAACGAACGCAAGCGGCGAAATCGTCGATATCGCCAACAACATCGATGATGAAGTCGACGTCATCTTCGCCGGTCATAACCACGCGTATTTGAATGCGGTTGTTGACGGCAAACTGCTCGTTCAATCGTATTCGTACGGCACGGCCTTCTCCGATGTCGATTTAAAAATCGACCCGCGCACAAAAGACGTCGTGGCGAAAAAAGCGGAAATCGTAACAACGTATCATGACGGCATCACTCCGGATCCGGAAATCCGTGCGCTCATCGAAAAATATGAAGCGAAAGTCGCGCCGCTTGTCAATCAAGTCGTCGGTACGGCGGCTGAAACGATCACCGACGAGCAAAACGCGAGCGGCGAGTCGGCCTTGGGCAATTTGATCGCCGACGCCCAGCGGGCAGCGATGAACACCGACTTTGCTTTTATGAATCCGGGCGGCATCCGCGCGGATATTGAACAAGGGGAAGTGACGTGGGGTGAGTTGTACAACGTCCAGCCGTTCAACAACCAGCTCGTGAAAATGACGCTCACCGGCGCGCAAATCCGCCAGCTTTTGAACCAGCAATGGCAGCCGACACAAACGCGCATGCTGCAAATCTCCGGCCTCCGCTATACATGGAGCGCCAGCAGACCAACAGGGAACAAAGTCGTCGACATTCAGCTTCCTGATGGCACACCGCTGAACCCGGATGGCGAGTACACGGTGACGGTCAACAGCTTCCTGGCTGATGGCGGAGATGGGTTCACGGTGTTGACGCAAGGGACAAACCGTGAGGTAGGGCCGGTCGATTTGGATGCCCTCGTCTCGTACATTCGCGGCCTTGAGCAGCCGTTCTCGGCACGGATTGAGGGGCGGATCAACCGGCTTCCATAA
- a CDS encoding YpmS family protein, with amino-acid sequence MNWKRAFWLLAAVNAAILILTVVWLFQPSPPVKRPVRPHVEGASFTVYSKKAHLNAVINDYLAEKTKDHPLQYDVWLADRVYVSSEIPMFGRDVELVVSFIPKVVKDGNVELAEPAISLGDWKLPVTYVLRYLQKHAPLPDEVVIDPERARVHVALDDIRFGNGYQVAAKKIDLADDEIVFTLTIPTRQR; translated from the coding sequence ATGAATTGGAAACGAGCGTTTTGGCTATTGGCGGCCGTCAACGCCGCTATCCTCATTCTTACAGTTGTTTGGCTGTTTCAGCCGTCTCCACCGGTCAAACGACCGGTGCGCCCGCACGTAGAAGGGGCCTCATTTACCGTGTACTCGAAAAAAGCGCATTTGAACGCCGTCATTAATGATTATTTGGCGGAAAAAACGAAAGACCACCCGCTGCAATACGATGTTTGGCTTGCCGACCGCGTCTACGTCTCGAGCGAAATCCCGATGTTCGGCCGCGATGTGGAGCTGGTCGTCTCATTTATACCAAAAGTGGTAAAGGACGGGAATGTCGAGCTTGCGGAACCGGCGATTTCCCTTGGCGATTGGAAGCTGCCGGTGACGTACGTGCTTCGCTATTTGCAAAAGCACGCTCCATTGCCGGATGAAGTGGTCATTGACCCAGAACGGGCCCGCGTCCATGTGGCGCTCGATGACATTCGCTTTGGCAACGGTTATCAAGTGGCGGCAAAAAAAATCGATCTAGCTGACGATGAAATCGTGTTTACGTTAACGATTCCGACTCGGCAGCGATGA
- the pepT gene encoding peptidase T, producing the protein MKQELIERFTRYVKVDTQSDPESDTCPSTPGQWKLANMLVEELKAIGMEEVTVDENGYVMATLPANTDKNVPTIGFLAHMDTAPEFTGANVNPQIIDQYDGGDIVLNKEQGITLSPNDFPELAHYKGHTLITTDGTTLLGADDKAGIAEIMTAMNYLIQHPEIKHGKVRVAFTPDEEIGRGPHKFDVAKFGAQFAYTVDGGPLGELEYESFNAAEAKITIKGKNVHPGTAKGKMINSIKIAMEFQQQLPANEAPEHTEGYEGFYHLLSFQGNVEETKLYYIIRDFDREQFEARKAKMKEIATSLAQKYGNDRITLEINDQYYNMREKIEPVRHIVDIAHEAMTNLGIEPKVKPIRGGTDGSQLSYMGLPTPNIFAGGENFHGRYEYISADNMVKAAEVIVEIIKLFEQKAS; encoded by the coding sequence TTGAAACAAGAACTCATTGAACGCTTCACCCGATACGTCAAAGTCGACACCCAATCCGATCCAGAAAGCGACACGTGCCCCTCAACCCCAGGGCAATGGAAGTTAGCGAACATGCTGGTCGAGGAGCTGAAGGCGATCGGGATGGAAGAAGTGACGGTCGATGAAAACGGCTATGTGATGGCGACGTTGCCGGCCAATACGGACAAAAATGTCCCAACGATCGGCTTTTTGGCTCATATGGACACCGCTCCGGAGTTTACGGGAGCCAACGTCAATCCGCAAATCATTGACCAATACGACGGCGGGGACATCGTCTTAAACAAAGAGCAGGGCATCACCCTGTCGCCGAACGATTTCCCGGAGCTCGCCCACTACAAAGGGCATACGCTCATTACGACGGACGGGACGACGCTGCTTGGCGCCGACGATAAAGCAGGGATCGCGGAAATTATGACCGCGATGAACTATCTCATTCAACACCCGGAAATCAAACACGGCAAAGTGCGCGTCGCCTTTACACCGGATGAAGAAATCGGCCGCGGGCCGCACAAGTTTGACGTCGCCAAATTCGGCGCCCAATTTGCGTATACGGTTGACGGCGGGCCGCTCGGCGAGTTGGAATATGAAAGCTTTAACGCGGCGGAAGCGAAAATCACGATCAAAGGAAAAAACGTGCACCCGGGTACGGCGAAAGGAAAAATGATCAACTCGATCAAAATCGCCATGGAATTCCAGCAACAGCTGCCAGCGAACGAAGCGCCTGAGCATACAGAAGGATATGAAGGGTTTTACCATTTGCTTTCCTTCCAAGGCAACGTGGAGGAAACGAAGCTTTATTACATTATCCGTGATTTCGACCGTGAACAGTTCGAAGCGCGCAAGGCAAAAATGAAGGAAATCGCCACTTCGCTTGCGCAAAAATATGGAAACGACCGAATCACGCTCGAAATCAACGACCAATATTACAACATGCGCGAAAAAATCGAGCCGGTGCGCCACATTGTTGACATCGCCCACGAAGCGATGACGAACTTGGGCATTGAACCGAAGGTGAAACCGATCCGCGGCGGCACGGACGGGTCGCAGCTGTCCTATATGGGGCTGCCGACGCCGAACATTTTCGCCGGCGGCGAAAACTTCCACGGCCGCTACGAGTACATTTCCGCCGACAATATGGTGAAAGCGGCCGAAGTGATCGTCGAGATCATCAAGCTGTTCGAGCAAAAAGCATCTTAA
- a CDS encoding threonine synthase: MSFSYVSHLYCPKCEHTYDVDHVHQLCECGSPLLVAYDLEAMRQEVVREALKEREPSLWRYHELLPVKRPEHIVSLGEGMTPLVRMPRLGRNIGIDSLYMKDEGVIPTGTFKARGAAVGVSKAKELGVEQLAMPTNGNAGAAWSLYASRAGIRATVVMPVDAPELTRKECAIARAELYFVNGLISDAGQIVAKAIREYGWYDASTLKEPYRIEGKKTMGLEIAEQFSWQLPDVILYPTGGGVGLIGIYKAIKELQALGWVSGKMPRLVAVQAEHCAPIVKAWNEKKRESEFWPNSHTVAFGINVPKALGDFLVLEAVYETDGCAIAISDKDILAEQRAVANLEGAFICPEGAAAFAAARQLRESGWIRDGETVVVLNTGTGLKYADTVDVDPPVLERGDELPRSGR, translated from the coding sequence ATGTCATTTAGTTACGTATCCCATCTTTATTGCCCGAAATGCGAACATACATATGATGTCGATCACGTGCACCAGCTTTGCGAATGCGGTTCGCCGCTTTTAGTCGCCTATGATTTGGAGGCGATGCGCCAAGAAGTGGTGAGGGAAGCGCTCAAGGAACGCGAACCGAGCTTATGGCGGTATCATGAGCTATTGCCGGTGAAACGTCCTGAACATATCGTCTCTTTAGGGGAAGGAATGACTCCGCTTGTGCGAATGCCGCGCCTTGGCCGGAACATCGGCATTGACTCGCTCTATATGAAAGACGAAGGAGTCATTCCGACAGGAACGTTTAAAGCACGCGGAGCGGCGGTCGGTGTTTCTAAAGCAAAAGAATTAGGGGTCGAACAGCTCGCCATGCCGACAAACGGCAACGCAGGGGCGGCGTGGTCGCTTTATGCCTCTCGCGCGGGCATTCGCGCGACGGTGGTCATGCCGGTCGATGCGCCGGAATTGACGCGCAAAGAATGCGCCATCGCCCGAGCGGAATTGTATTTCGTCAACGGTTTGATCAGCGATGCCGGGCAAATCGTGGCGAAAGCGATCCGCGAATATGGCTGGTACGATGCGTCGACGTTGAAAGAACCGTACCGGATTGAAGGAAAGAAAACGATGGGGCTTGAGATCGCCGAACAATTCTCGTGGCAGCTTCCGGATGTCATTTTGTATCCAACTGGCGGCGGCGTTGGACTCATCGGCATTTACAAGGCCATCAAAGAACTGCAGGCGCTCGGCTGGGTGAGCGGCAAGATGCCGCGTCTTGTCGCTGTGCAAGCCGAGCATTGCGCGCCGATTGTGAAGGCGTGGAACGAGAAAAAGCGTGAATCGGAATTTTGGCCGAATTCCCATACGGTGGCGTTTGGCATTAACGTGCCGAAAGCGCTCGGCGATTTCCTTGTGCTTGAGGCAGTGTATGAAACGGATGGATGCGCCATTGCGATCAGCGATAAGGACATTTTGGCGGAACAGCGGGCGGTGGCGAATTTGGAAGGGGCGTTCATTTGTCCGGAAGGGGCGGCGGCGTTTGCGGCGGCCCGCCAGCTGCGCGAGAGCGGCTGGATTCGCGACGGGGAGACAGTGGTGGTGTTAAATACCGGAACAGGGCTGAAATACGCTGATACTGTGGACGTCGATCCGCCGGTGCTCGAGCGAGGGGATGAGCTGCCAAGGAGCGGACGATAA